The DNA region CCTTAGGTATGACAGCAGGATCATCATTGGATCCCTTACGAATGAATTTATCTCAAAAGCAAACTGAAGAAATGgtagaaatgctaaaaaacatgTCAAACTTATACAAGAACCAACTCAACCCAAAAAAAAGTAGGTCATCAAATAGCTCAACTGACTCTCCAATTGCAACAACGAGCAAGCAAGTGGATCCTTTTATTTCAGCTTCTAAGAAAAGTGAACAATCagtaaaaaaactgaaattctCTATGGACCAGACAGATTTGATTTTATCCAATCAATCAAGTAGGGTAGAATCGCCTTCAAAGAAACTGAAATGCCAGCCTCAAGTAGATTCAAACAGAAAAACTGATATgagtcaattgaaaaaaacagaCACTGCACCTTCAATAAGTATTGTACCGGttacaaaagaaaaaaacatcAGTGGGTCTTGTGTTTCTAGTATTTCTATAATACCTAAGGGTGATCCACAATCGAAAGCAGAGAGTGGAGAAATCATcaaaacttcaatatgcagtAATGCTATGAACTTGGAACAACAGAAAATGACAATAACACCATCAGTATCAATAGAAACTGCCGTGAAGAAAGCAGTCTTGGAAAACTCAAAACCTCAGTCTCCTTTGAATATCATGCCTCCTCCTAGTCCATTGATGCATTCatcgatttcaaattttgatAATGATGGTTCAATTTCCAAACAACCATCTCCTCGAAAATCATCTCCAATTGGAATGAAAGAATCCAGTCAGATCTGTAAATTGAAAAACATCGAAGCTACCATAAGTAAAGTTCCCCATGTGGAGTCCTTCAAGAAACTTGGAAAAGATAGAATAGCATCGCCGAGCAATACGCAGATGCCTAATTTCGCCCATGAAGCGGGATTGCTTAAATTTCCTCCCAGTTTGAGTATGACACCTATTAACACACATCTAAATCCTGCGTCTGAATTTCAGCAATCTATTTCGCTTCACAAGACGCCATCGATCCGCACAACAGAGACATACCTACCTAAGCTTCCATCCAGTATAACCTTGACGCCATCCCAACCGAAATCGACGTCTGCCAGTAAAAACACTTGCTTAGAAATACATAAAAAAGCTTACGAAACTCCCGTTGCTACAAAAGATCTGCAAAAGCATGTTAATTCGTCTACTTGCTCCAAGTCTGCATATTCCAATAAACAGATTTCCAACATACCAAATATAATCGATTTACAAGTAACCAAATCGTATTCAGCCGACCATTCGAAATCGAAAGGTACGTCTCAAGTGAAAAAGGCCGACCCTGGCGCATTGGCGCTTCCCTTCAATGTGGATTCAATGCTTCAGCCTTCTTTAAAAACAAAGCCAACTTCTTCTCCTCTGTCGTACGGTTTTCCGCAACATTTGACTTCGCACGTGGCGCATACTAGCGTTATTACGAGTACCAGTATGTCTGGATCGACCTTGGATTGCAATATTTCTTCTCTATTCACACAACCAAACCCGATGCCAATCGACAACAGGTGTCTTCTAAAGTCTTCTCAAAGTTTTTCTAAAAAATCCAGTACCATTACAAGGACAACCACACCAGATTCATACAAGGTAAAAtatgataaatttttttctgaaagtgttatggaaaaaccataatatgtgACCGCTATTGACTCTGTCTAACAGAAAGTAATCACAACAATAATATTGCTTATatctataaatatataaatttttttgaactaaTGATAGGTTGATGACCAACGCTCTTACGACAAACTGAGCAGCATATATACATCGACAAGACAAGACATGACCATCTCAAAAACCCCAAAAGGATCTACGTCTGTTATAACTTCAATCAATAAGGCATCTACACCATTGACTTACGTTTCCCCACAAATAAGTCCAGGGAAAACGCTGCAGGAAAAATTGGCAGATAAGAAGAGGGAACAAGCTAGTAAACATCTTTTTGAACAAATGGGACATAAAAAACCGGTTATAACGCAAACCAACAAAGCAGAATTCAATAATCCACATTCGGTTTCAAAAATTTTGTCAAGATCTACCACTTCTGAACCATCTGCTTCTAAGGTATGGTTAATTAACAAAATGTCCTGTTTGAATGCGAGTCTaatagaaatttttattttcagattgttcaTTCAAATACTCATTCTATTTTACCTTCCAATCATCCCACACATGGTTATTCCAGAAGTTCTGAAAAGACCTCATCGCCTagaagaaaatcatcatctgatgaatctgtgatattcttGGACTAGAACATATTGTATACCTACTGTATTACAGTCAGACACATCATGATAAAACTTATTATTAACTcaatataatttaccaattaAGCTGTATACCTATATACCAAGTATGTTTTGAAAACCTTGTTCAATATCAAAATTCTCAATtctgtttcaatatttctcATAGGAACAGCATGAAAACATATATAAATAGTTTTTCTTGAGAATCACTATGGAATTTATTCCTCTCCCAACATCTGAAACGCTTAGAATAAAAATGGTCTTTAGAAAATGCTTCTATGTCAAGAATTTtataataggcttgttcgtaaaTAGAATGGTTTGAAacagttgtgaactgtacagagcaagcgaaAATCCATTACGCTCGCCGGAAATCCGTTGCAAACCAGCCCGATGCGTCTCTAGTGGACGCAGTTAGGAGACGGATTTATCCATTGCGATGCGACTCAACCCGACCCGGCTCGCCTAGTGGACGCGTATCTTAACATCATTAGAATGAGCAGCTTCTCTAGGAGCATCCATATGGATGTAGAAGAAAGACTTGTTAACTTTTGCTTTGTGTGAAcccataataatttattcaatctATATGAAACACTGATTATTCACAGTTTAAGCGATTTATTAACTTACTTTTTACATTTTAAGAAACTACAGAGCTAAGtcattaatgaaaaatttatatgtTTCCTGGAAAAGTACCCTCTTCACGTTGGGCATCCCATTTTTCAATCCAGTTGTTGGGACACATTGAATGGAAAACCCTGTTGAAATACTGACAGGGCTCATAGTTCTCTCCCCTTATCTTTTGGCATCGATAAAAGTCCAAGTAGCTTTGGTAACAATAGCGAGTTTGATTAGTATTGGGAAACCTTGGATCAAAAGGGGCTGTTTTGAGTACTACTTCTTGTTCTGGCATTGTaacctaaaaatatttcaatgcaTATCTTGTAGCcgcaatttttcaattattttctggCAACATTCCCTTAAATTTTTGTCTCTTAAGCAGCAagtttgattgaaatttttagaCCGCAATCGTACAGAATTTCAATGATCACCAAGATGTCTTGAATAATATACGCATGTACATTGTAATGACCCTTTTCTGTTTCCGAGAATATCTTCAACTAATATGCATAGAAGTATTACTTATGAGCATCGCATTTTAGAATATGACCAACataaaaatgcattttcatGAACCTTAATATAAATATAAGACTCTTCTCAAAGGGTAACAATTTCTTTGTCAACCAGTAAAGTCAAACAGAAATTAAGCACTAATGTAAAAGTACTGCATTATATATACATAGCTACTTAGAAACTTGATGGAATGAATATCAAAGGTTATTTCGATAGACCTTACTTGATAATGAACCtaaaaaaatcacattttcCTCAAGTTCTATATACATTTTTGTTACAATCTTCAATAAGTAAATTGGAAAGGAAAGAATGAAAAGTAAaactaaatgaaaaatatcatttcgtTAAAGTAATAATATCCAAATGATTGTGTGAGATTTCTCAAATGTCTTAATACATATGAAGTACATATATTTGTTGGAAAATAACAAAGTTCATAAAATTCTTGACCATATAGCCATGAAAATGATAACGATAAAGATAAAACTTTTACCTTTCAAAAATCAGTATTTAACTTTTTACTACTTCACTAATAGTCTTGTTTTAGAGTCGTCATCACAACAAGCTTCTTTATATTTCTTTACTTCTTTCATATAAACTGACCATGGGTCATGAACATTTTCTTCACTATCTTGAGGTTTACTTTTCTGTACCATTCCTGTTTTAAGAACTCTTCCACCCCTTCTTTTTCCAAATGCAGGCAATAATTTCTGTTTTTCAGCTTCTGCCTTCTGTGTTTCTTCCTGGGCTCTCTTTTCTTCTTGCATTTTTTTAAACATCTCTAGAAAAGATCCATCATTTTTAAAGGCATTGTCCTTAACAGGTTcagtttcttcttcttcttcttccacttTTAGCTCAACTGATTCATAATTATTATCTACTGTTGGTTTTTCCTCATAATCAGATTGTTCCTTACTACTTCTTCTATTCCTACTAGTTCTATAAGACCTATATGATTTAGATCTACTTCTAGACCTAGATCTGGACACCCTCGAACGAGAGGAATATCTAGATCGGGATGAGTGTCTAGGACGAGAATGATTTCTTGAACGAGAATGATGTCTTGATCTCTTATCTTTTTCTCTCCGATACTTCACTCTACTCCTAGACTTGGATCTACTTTTGGATCTACTATATTTTCTTCTTCGACGAGATCTTGATCTAGATCTACGGGAACGGTACTTTGATTTACTTCTGCTCCTAGACCTAGAGCGCCGACGTTTTTCACATCTCTCATGAGATTTACTTCTGGATCCTCTCTTTGTTCGCCCGGACTTCTTCTCGTACTCCAGGTAATGAGGATTTTTAACATATGGGTCAATACTATCTATTGCTCTAGGGGAAGCCTTTTCCATTTTACAATTTGCTGAAATTGTCTGATCATCTTCAGTTCCAGGTGGCGGAGGAATATCCCATATTCCAGATGATGAGGCATTCATCTTTTAAAAGCTTTGTTGAAACCTACAAGAGAACTTGCAGGTATAGTTAAACGCATCTATATATCACAAACATTCTTGAAAACTGTCTAGGAAAATGAATCAACTTGCGCGTTTCAATCAATACATTGCTGTTATCAGAATATATTATTCTGGGATAGTGATGAGATGTTAGGTAATCAGTGGATAAGGGAACGTTGCCATTttgtaatgaaaaaataatcattacTAACAACCGATTTCTTGAAAATAATATGGAAGAGAAAAGCACAATAGAATTTAACGAATGGCGAACTTGATAAAATACCTTCGAAGTATGTATTCCAAGTCTCAATAAAATGATTGACAAAATGGCCTCCACCTACTCGGTCCACTTATCACCACATTGACAAATGCCACAAATCACCAAATAGCAAATTCCACAGAACATCAAATCGAAGATGATCATCCTGACAGAACACAGAACAACAAAATCTACTCCATGGGCATTTCAGAAACTTCCTCGGGTTGACACTATCCCGAATTTTAGCGCTGTAACCACTGTGAATGAGCCGCAAGGTACCAGAAAAAACTTATCTGCTCTATGGTGCAAAAGATTAACCTCTTTAAAAATACTCTAATTCTGTGTTTTATacttataatataataatattttactctgtaatctgtgcttataataaatattttagGAAAGACAACGTATATCTTGAATTGAAGTATTTAACTGAAATcaaatcgaaaaataaaaagaatggCGAAAGAAGAAAATATAAATGGTAATGCTGACGGTGAGGATACTGTTgaagaaaaatctcaaaaagaaaaaaaaacagcaaAATATGATAGTGGTGCAGCAGACTTGGAGAAAGTAACAGATTATGCCGAAGAAAAAGAGATTTCCTCGCAAGATGTAGCTAATGCAATAACTGCTATTGGAGATCGAAGAAACAAGGAAGCTCTTGAGAAACAAGCTCGAGAAAAGGAACTTTTGAAGGTTTCAATCAAAAAAGAAGATGTAGACCTCATAGTGAATGAAATGGAAATTTCAAGAACTAAGGCAGAAAGATTTTTGAGAGAATACCATGGTAATGTAGTAGATGCCCTAGTTGCTCtaacaaattgaaatattatagTCAATAAAATGTAAACTCTcaatgatttttcaattttcccccaaatcttattttattttcaactatAATTGAAAATTCATTGTGTGAAACTAAATAGCGGTAATTATGCAGTTTAGAAAGAACTGTGCCAGGTACGTGAAAAAATTCGTATTCACCAATTTGGGGTTTCAGATTACGAAAATGTTAACGAGAAGCCAGCAATCCTTagttttttcttaaaaaaattgaaaagtttcctTCTGGAACGTGAggttaattataattatagttaGTTTTCTTCACTAACACTGCAACAGTCCTTATATACTACTAGGTTTTGTGGATAGGCAATTCTACGTCTTGTAATGAACTTTGAATGGAGTAATTTGTTATAAACTTTAGGTGCATCCATCTAGTTGAGATGAGCAACTAGAATGCTTCTGAGTAACAGATACTATTAAGTATCAGATACATTCATTTTATACTTACCTGTATTTATACTCGCAGAAGCCCAATGTCAAAATAAAGAGGTACCAAATGAATTTGGCAGCAAACAAAGTGggacaattaaaaaaattgcttAAGTTTAACTAGGGTGAGGTCTGTATATACACACTTTGGTTACAGAGAGTTAGtacggttactctggtgacagatatacAGACCAACCACTTACTAACcaaagaaaccaaagtgtatatacggaccatatcCTTAGTTATAACTTCACCATTAGTTTAGTGATGTTTGATTTACACCCCAGTATGCAAAGTATTATCCTTGGCCTGTGCGCTACATAGTATTTCTTTTCAATACCTTCTAGTTCTACAGCAAACATTAGAGATCTTTATTCCATAGGGTGTGAAAGTAAGAAAGCCAATAAACTTCTGTTTTCTGGCGAACACTTTGGAAATAGTAGTAGGTAATCCTAGTCCTACACAGTCCTTTAGGACAACATAATCATTAAAATCTGAGATGGGGGCGATGGGGCATAGCTCGAAGTTTTACCAAATTTGACTATGAAAATTCGAAGATTATCGAGTTAggttaggtatttattagtgttctgtgggtATAACCAAAGGGTAACTCtatgggtgtgttcataaacttactccgagagtagagtacgagtatggtcatgctcagagtaagtttgtgaacgcaagctatggagagtagagagaaggagaacgatcgctgctttgagaccatagattttttgtcccctaaaatatgtaccaatatggtagttcatgtttttgccaacggGCGCGCTGGCCTCCACgggagtgcgaaattttgatttaaacgagttgaagttggctgagacTGCTGATTGAACTGttttcctggtgacagatgataggaatattattattttcgatttttgataaaaaGGACTTTTTTATTCTATCGTGCTTGGATGTTTACGTTGAAGGCCATTTTGACGTACATAAAatagaattttcattttcgacaaTTCCTGTCTGATGAATCgataaaagaaaa from Coccinella septempunctata chromosome 1, icCocSept1.1, whole genome shotgun sequence includes:
- the LOC123323023 gene encoding pre-mRNA-splicing factor 38B-like isoform X1, coding for MNASSSGIWDIPPPPGTEDDQTISANCKMEKASPRAIDSIDPYVKNPHYLEYEKKSGRTKRGSRSKSHERCEKRRRSRSRSRSKSKYRSRRSRSRSRRRRKYSRSKSRSKSRSRVKYRREKDKRSRHHSRSRNHSRPRHSSRSRYSSRSRVSRSRSRSRSKSYRSYRTSRNRRSSKEQSDYEEKPTVDNNYESVELKVEEEEEETEPVKDNAFKNDGSFLEMFKKMQEEKRAQEETQKAEAEKQKLLPAFGKRRGGRVLKTGMVQKSKPQDSEENVHDPWSVYMKEVKKYKEACCDDDSKTRLLVK
- the LOC123323023 gene encoding cytochrome c oxidase subunit 6B2-like isoform X2; the protein is MPEQEVVLKTAPFDPRFPNTNQTRYCYQSYLDFYRCQKIRGENYEPCQYFNRVFHSMCPNNWIEKWDAQREEGTFPGNI
- the LOC123314068 gene encoding huntingtin-interacting protein K, translating into MAKEENINGNADGEDTVEEKSQKEKKTAKYDSGAADLEKVTDYAEEKEISSQDVANAITAIGDRRNKEALEKQAREKELLKVSIKKEDVDLIVNEMEISRTKAERFLREYHGNVVDALVALTN